The following proteins are co-located in the Spirosoma montaniterrae genome:
- a CDS encoding TIGR04255 family protein, producing the protein MDAVDISHLRPVGKNHSIKEVVLTLFVQQSLQELDKFNNLCDSELGFHEYEWLVKKIVEFREPDIDSTDVTVKTEQPGRRVIRYQKGIPAEIIQAVNEDDRYFISYHSLAYSRWKPFKERFFEVMRYVTQIEPKADVVALSLHYVDEFEWRSDLPVPLEAVFLTNGLLNNDFFKSQNSDFSLALEKKIDELSFLIVLM; encoded by the coding sequence ATGGATGCGGTAGATATTAGCCATTTGCGCCCTGTAGGTAAGAATCACTCTATAAAAGAAGTGGTATTGACGCTATTTGTTCAGCAAAGTCTGCAAGAATTAGATAAATTCAATAATTTATGCGATTCAGAACTTGGCTTCCATGAATATGAATGGCTTGTGAAGAAAATCGTAGAGTTTAGAGAGCCAGATATTGACTCTACAGATGTTACAGTGAAAACAGAACAGCCTGGTCGCCGAGTAATACGCTATCAAAAGGGTATTCCTGCCGAGATAATACAAGCAGTCAATGAGGATGATCGCTACTTCATTTCATATCACTCTCTGGCTTACAGTAGATGGAAACCTTTCAAAGAGAGATTTTTTGAAGTAATGCGGTATGTTACGCAAATTGAGCCAAAAGCAGATGTGGTGGCATTAAGTTTGCACTATGTCGATGAGTTTGAGTGGAGGTCTGATCTTCCAGTGCCTTTAGAAGCTGTGTTCTTAACTAATGGCCTACTAAACAACGATTTTTTTAAGAGTCAGAACTCTGATTTCTCATTAGCATTAGAGAAAAAAATAGACGAACTTTCTTTTTTGATCGTGTTAATGTAA